The following coding sequences lie in one Arachis hypogaea cultivar Tifrunner chromosome 9, arahy.Tifrunner.gnm2.J5K5, whole genome shotgun sequence genomic window:
- the LOC112711705 gene encoding PTI1-like tyrosine-protein kinase At3g15890, translating into MHKKCFCCFLSEEEQSKARNKGEKNKNKDYPWEIYTSKELLRATNNFHQDHKIGEGGFGSVYWGRTSKGVEIAVKRLKTMTAKAEMEFAVEVEVLGRVRHKNLLGLRGFYAGGDERLIVYDFMPNQSLLTHLHGHLSSNCLLDWPKRINIAIGAAEGLAYLHHEANPHIIHRDIKASNVLLDLEFQAKVADFGFAKLIPEGVSHLTTRVKGTLGYLAPEYAMWGKVSESCDVYSFGILLLEIVSAKKPIEKLPGGVKRDIVQWVTPYFQKGAFNHIADSKLKGKFDLDQLKSVVMIALRCTDGSPEKRPSMAEVVDWLKGAAGKRRREVTPSLSLGNGDDEVDDDDYGEITPYQSKLKMASTDSDRHKRR; encoded by the exons ATGCACAAGAAATGTTTCTGTTGTTTCCTATCTGAAGAAGAGCAAAGCAAAGCaag GAATAAAGGagaaaagaataagaataagGATTATCCATGGGAAATCTACACATCGAAGGAGCTGCTTCGTGCAACAAACAATTTTCACCAAGATCACAAGATCGGAGAAGGTGGATTTGGAAGTGTTTATTGGGGTCGAACAAGTAAAGGCGTCGAG ATTGCAGTGAAGCGGTTGAAAACGATGACTGCAAAAGCAGAGATGGAGTTCGCAGTCGAAGTGGAAGTACTTGGAAGGGTTAGGCATAAGAATCTGTTGGGTTTGAGAGGTTTCTATGCTGGAGGAGATGAAAGGTTAATTGTTTATGATTTCATGCCTAATCAAAGCTTGCTCACACATTTGCACGGTCACCTTTCTTCTAATTGTCTCTTAGATTGGCCTAAAAGAATCAACATAGCAATTGGTGCAGCTGAAGGTTTAGC GTATTTGCACCATGAGGCAAATCCTCACATCATACACAGAGACATAAAAGCAAGCAATGTTCTGTTAGACCTTGAATTCCAAGCAAAGGTAGCTGATTTCGGTTTCGCAAAGCTCATACCAGAGGGTGTGAGCCATCTCACAACAAGGGTTAAAGGGACACTCGGATATTTGGCACCGGAATATGCCATGTGGGGTAAAGTGTCGGAGAGTTGTGATGTTTACAGCTTTGGGATTCTTCTTTTGGAGATTGTtagtgccaagaaaccaattgaGAAGCTACCAGGTGGAGTGAAAAGGGACATTGTTCAATGGGTGACACCTTATTTCCAAAAGGGTGCGTTCAATCACATCGCGGATTCCAAGCTGAAGGGGAAGTTTGATTTGGATCAGTTGAAATCTGTGGTGATGATAGCTCTGAGATGCACCGATGGTAGCCCTGAGAAGAGGCCTAGCATGGCAGAGGTTGTGGATTGGCTTAAGGGTGCAGCTGGcaagagaagaagagaggttaCTCCTTCTCTAAGTTTGGGTAATGGTGATGATGAAGTGGATGACGATGATTACGGAGAGATTACACCATACCAATCCAAGTTGAAAATGGCAAGTACTGACAGTGATAGGCATAAGAGAAGATGA
- the LOC112711707 gene encoding carboxylesterase 1 translates to MALLFAFPIPHSNYSADMTIITALLCLHLLLFTVIRVNSMEPSSSSEDPYKILNIIPNPDGTFTRLQNYPETPPSPDPTLPIPVLSKDLTIDQSKHTWARIYLPRQALNTPPNHPNLPLIVFYHGGGFIFYHANSTYFHDFCVRMANATQSVVVSVDYRLAPEHRLPAAYEDSVQALHWIRASNDLWLAHADFSRCYLMGESAGGNIAYNAGLRAAAEADQIRPLKIKGMILIQPFFGGKKRTPSELRLAKDLNLPLTVTDSMWKLSLPVGVDRDHEYSNPTVNGGAKVLASIRELEWSVAVFGCDGDQLVDRQKELVKLLKDKRVNVVGQFYNAGRHGIFVGDASMSTKVFHLLKTLH, encoded by the coding sequence ATGGCGCTCTTGTTCGCTTTCCCAATCCCACACTCCAATTACAGTGCTGACATGACAATAATAACAGCATTATTGTGCTTACATCTTCTCCTCTTCACAGTAATAAGAGTGAACTCAATGGAACCCTCATCATCATCTGAGGATCCCTACAAGATTCTCAACATAATCCCCAACCCAGACGGCACCTTCACCCGCCTCCAAAACTATCCAGAGACCCCTCCCTCACCAGATCCCACTCTCCCCATACCCGTTCTCTCCAAGGACCTTACCATCGACCAATCCAAGCACACCTGGGCGCGGATCTACCTACCCCGCCAAGCACTCAATACTCCCCCTAACCACCCCAACCTTCCCCTCATCGTCTTCTACCATGGCGGCGGTTTCATATTCTACCATGCCAACTCCACCTACTTCCACGACTTCTGCGTCCGCATGGCCAACGCCACCCAATCCGTCGTCGTTTCCGTCGATTACCGCCTTGCTCCGGAGCACCGCTTGCCGGCGGCGTACGAGGACTCGGTGCAGGCGCTGCACTGGATCAGAGCCTCCAATGACTTGTGGCTGGCTCACGCTGATTTCTCCCGATGCTATCTCATGGGAGAGAGTGCTGGAGGAAACATAGCGTACAACGCGGGTCTACGTGCAGCCGCGGAGGCAGACCAGATCAGGCCGCTCAAGATCAAAGGGATGATATTGATTCAGCCGTTTTTCGGAGGGAAGAAAAGAACTCCGTCGGAGCTGAGGCTAGCGAAGGACTTGAACTTGCCACTGACGGTTACGGATTCCATGTGGAAACTGTCGCTGCCAGTTGGCGTTGACCGGGATCACGAGTATTCGAATCCAACGGTGAATGGAGGGGCAAAGGTGTTGGCTAGTATAAGGGAGCTTGAGTGGAGTGTTGCGGTGTTTGGGTGTGATGGGGACCAGCTGGTGGACCGCCAGAAGGAGCTCGTGAAGCTGCTAAAGGACAAGAGAGTGAATGTGGTGGGCCAGTTTTATAATGCTGGTCGCCATGGCATTTTTGTTGGTGATGCTTCCATGTCCACCAAAGTCTTCCATTTACTTAAAACTCTTCATTGA
- the LOC112713071 gene encoding uncharacterized protein, with product MYMLVIQAKLVVDANGRKYCQYDSDIATGLGVGSFFIPVASQVIIMIVTRCLCCGKAMRPSGSRSWAICLFITSWVMFIIAAECLLTGSVRNAYHTKYRDLLKQSAPSCETMRKGVFGVGAAFIVLTCIASEIYYVSFSKANDGPPPYARDTSMRMENL from the exons ATGTATATGTTAGTAATACAGGCCAAGCTAGTTGTTGATGCTAATGGTAGAAAGTACTGCCAATATGATTCTGACATTGCAACTGGCCTTGGCGTGGGTTCGTTCTTCATCCCAGTCGCGAGTCAAGTGATCATAATGATTGTAACTAGATGTCTCTGCTGCGGAAAAGCTATGAGACCAAGTGGTTCCAGATCTTGGGCAATTTGCTTATTCATAACTAGCTG GGTAATGTTTATTATTGCTGCGGAATGCCTGCTGACCGGTTCTGTGAGGAATGCTTACCACACCAAGTACAGAGATCTCTTGAAACAGAGTGCACCATCGTGCGAGACAATGAGGAAGGGTGTCTTTGGAGTTGGAGCTGCATTCATCGTTCTCACATGCATAGCCTCTGAGATTTATTATGTTAGTTTTTCCAAAGCTAACGATGGTCCTCCCCCCTATGCCAGGGACACTAGTATGAGGATGGAAAACTTATAG